The nucleotide sequence TCGCCCACAGCGCGATCGGTTTCGGATTTGGAATCGTGTCGCTGTCCTTGTTGCCATTGATCGTGGATGTGCGTCAATCACACATCGTCGTTTCGACCGCAAGTGTTCCGGTCATTCTGATGGCCGCGTGGTCGTTTCGGCGTGGGTTGAATTGGCGAGACATTCGTCCGGCCGTTATCGGCGCGATCGTTTTTCTTCCCGTCGGTCTAGTGCTGTTTGAAATGATGCCGATGGGGTGGTTGGTGCGTGTGACGGGACTGGCAATCCTGCTGATGGTCCTGATGAATTACCGCAACCGGCACCGGAAAACCGACAGCGACACGGACGGACCGGGAATCGTCCCCGCGGAAGCAGCGACCACCTGGCCCTGTTTCATCGCCGGCGGACTGGGCGGCTTTCTGGCCGGAGCGGTCAGCATTGCAGGTCCGCCGATGGCCGCATTCGGATTGAAACAAGGCTGGCCAGCAGAACGATTCAAAGCGTTCATGAACTTTTACCTGTTGGTCGTCGCGATGTACAAAGTCGGCGGGATGGTGGTGCGAAACCTGATTGATCGCGAAGCTCTGACCCAGGCTTGCTGGCTGGCCCCCGCAGCGGTGATCGGAATCGTGGTCGGCGCCAAAGCCAGCCGTCACTTTTCCAGCCGCTGGACCGAGGCTTTGGTCACGACCAGCCTGCTGGCCATCGCGGTGTACTTCATCGTCGGCTGATCGACCAACCGACCAGTGATCGATTCGCCGCAACCATTGACGGTATACGAATCAATCGATGTTCCCGCCGCCGGCCGCAATCGAAAGCACCACTTTCATGTGTTTTCCATCGGCGGCGACGTCAAAAGCGTCTTGGCACTGATCCAGGCGATACCGTGCGGTGATCATCGAATCGACTTCGATTGCATCGTGACGCATCGCTTCGATGGCCGGTTCAAACGGCCCACACCGACTGCCCACAACCGTGATTTCATCAATCACCAGCGGAGCCAGTGACGCGGCATGAGGTGCCGCCACGGTTGTCTTTAGCACCAACGTTCCGCGAGGCCGCAGCCATTTCATCGCTGTGTCGATGCCGGTCGGGCTGCCACAGCATTCAACGGCCAAGTCGACATCACGCGTCTCGGGAACATCGTCCCGGTCGCAGGTTTCGATTCCCAATGATTCAAAACGTTGCCGCTTCGGCGCATGCTTTCCCACCACCGTCACATGACAGCCGTGATGACGCAAGACTTGCGCACACAGATAGGCCAAGCGGCCATCGCCGATCACGACACACTGCGGAGCGCCGGACAAATCGACCTGAGCCGGAATTTGAAAAGCGGCCGCCAGCGGTTCGACCAGCGTGGCACGGTCGTCGCTGACATCATCGGGAACCAAATGCAGATTTCGCTCCGGCACACAAACCTGTTCCGCGAACGCGCCGTCATGGTTCAAGATGCCCAAGACCGATCGGTGGGGACAATGTGTCGGCCGGCCCGCCCGACAGGTCGGGCATTGGTGGCAACTGCAATTGATTTCTCCTACCACGCGACGACCGGCAAAGGAACCCTCGCGGGCCAGCCCGACAAACTCATGACCGGGCACGCCGCGAAACCCCATGTACCCGGCCCGAAGCTGAAGATCGGTTTCGCAGATCCCCGCCTGGATGACGTCAACGACCACTTCCCCCTGCCCCGGGTCCACCTGGTGGTCATCGATGGCGGTGATTCGACCGTCGTCTAGGTACAAAGCCTGCATGGCAGGATCGTCGATGGGTGGGAAACGAGCGGGACGCCGAAACAGAACACGAATCAGGGCCAGCGGATTGTAGCACGTGACGATTTGTATCATCCGAACCCGGCGGGGCCCCAACTTGTGAACGCCCTGCCGGGGGCATAAAACATGCCCTACGAGCCGCGATACCGTTGCACAAGGCGGCGGTGAACGCCAGCGGTCGATGGCCGCATGCTAGAGAATCGGTCCTTGACCCGCGGTATGGTTCCCCAACCGAACTTTTCCCTTTCTTCAAGAGAGAGCAACCTAATGTCTCAACGGCCATTGAATGTTGGAATGATCGGCGGCGGTGGCGGCGCCTTTATCGTCCAGCCTCACCAGCGTTCGATTCACTTTGACGGAACCCGCCGGGTGACCTGTGCTGCACTGCACCCCGATCCCAAGGTGGCCAAACAGGAAGCGGAAGCTTGGGAATACCCGCTGGTCGGATACGAAAGTTACGACCAGATGATCGAAGAAGAGTCCAAGAAGCCGGTCGGCGAACGGATCGATTATGCCCTGATCGTCACGCCGAACCATGTCCACTTTGATCCCGCCATCAAGTGCGTCAAAGCCGGCATCCCGGTCTTTTGCGAAAAGCCGTTGACGCTGAATTTGGACGAAGCCAAACAGCTGGTCGCGGCCGTCGAAGAACACAAGGTCCCGTTCTGTGTTTCGCACACTTACCTGGGTCACTGGACCAGCCGTTTCGCACGCTTCATCGTCACCAGCGGCTTGATCGGCGACGTCCGCTTCGTGGATTCGCGTTACCTGCAGGGCTGGTTGGCCGAACGCACCGAAGACACCGGTTCGGTCCAGGCCGAATGGCGTGTGGACCCCAAGAAGTCCGGTGCCAGCCTGTGCGGCGGCGACATCGGAACCCACGCTCTGATGCAACTGCGTTACGTCACCGGTCTGGATGTCACCCGAGTCCAGGCCAACT is from Crateriforma conspicua and encodes:
- a CDS encoding Gfo/Idh/MocA family protein, coding for MSQRPLNVGMIGGGGGAFIVQPHQRSIHFDGTRRVTCAALHPDPKVAKQEAEAWEYPLVGYESYDQMIEEESKKPVGERIDYALIVTPNHVHFDPAIKCVKAGIPVFCEKPLTLNLDEAKQLVAAVEEHKVPFCVSHTYLGHWTSRFARFIVTSGLIGDVRFVDSRYLQGWLAERTEDTGSVQAEWRVDPKKSGASLCGGDIGTHALMQLRYVTGLDVTRVQANLETFVQGRVLDDHFTTYCELSNGGKALVRATQIAIGHKNDLGIEVNGSKGTLSWRQEFPEELTICLPGQPDRTYFRASVTANDGFLGDLPEDLMAEPNIPAGHPEAFHDAFARLHRCFEQDVRAYNDGKPFDCDGSKYANVYDGLIGMQFIDAAVRSNQENGAWVDM
- a CDS encoding MDR/zinc-dependent alcohol dehydrogenase-like family protein, coding for MQALYLDDGRITAIDDHQVDPGQGEVVVDVIQAGICETDLQLRAGYMGFRGVPGHEFVGLAREGSFAGRRVVGEINCSCHQCPTCRAGRPTHCPHRSVLGILNHDGAFAEQVCVPERNLHLVPDDVSDDRATLVEPLAAAFQIPAQVDLSGAPQCVVIGDGRLAYLCAQVLRHHGCHVTVVGKHAPKRQRFESLGIETCDRDDVPETRDVDLAVECCGSPTGIDTAMKWLRPRGTLVLKTTVAAPHAASLAPLVIDEITVVGSRCGPFEPAIEAMRHDAIEVDSMITARYRLDQCQDAFDVAADGKHMKVVLSIAAGGGNID
- a CDS encoding sulfite exporter TauE/SafE family protein; translated protein: MDDTTTMILIATVAAIAGFAHSAIGFGFGIVSLSLLPLIVDVRQSHIVVSTASVPVILMAAWSFRRGLNWRDIRPAVIGAIVFLPVGLVLFEMMPMGWLVRVTGLAILLMVLMNYRNRHRKTDSDTDGPGIVPAEAATTWPCFIAGGLGGFLAGAVSIAGPPMAAFGLKQGWPAERFKAFMNFYLLVVAMYKVGGMVVRNLIDREALTQACWLAPAAVIGIVVGAKASRHFSSRWTEALVTTSLLAIAVYFIVG